A genomic segment from Alistipes senegalensis JC50 encodes:
- a CDS encoding pentapeptide repeat-containing protein yields MEIARPQLPPEPETSADPARMLLDEEVVGAAFRGVGFGALVREHLSVQGCRFTGCGFAGSVLGHSQFSDVLFRNCDFSNADLQGCSFHRVEFADCKLTGTGLAETTLNHLLFDRCKGEFANFAFSRLRTVRFAGCRMRSAAFGDCRFERVEFAQCELAAAEFFGTRLRGVSFADSDIRGIRVREIDSFELKGVKINVLQAAELARLLGVEIEE; encoded by the coding sequence ATGGAAATCGCCCGCCCGCAGCTGCCGCCCGAACCCGAAACCTCCGCCGATCCGGCCCGGATGCTCCTCGACGAAGAGGTTGTCGGCGCCGCTTTCCGCGGTGTCGGGTTCGGCGCCCTCGTCCGCGAGCACCTCTCTGTGCAGGGGTGCCGCTTTACCGGTTGTGGCTTCGCCGGGAGCGTGCTCGGGCACTCGCAGTTCTCGGATGTCCTCTTCCGCAACTGCGATTTCTCGAACGCCGATCTGCAAGGGTGCAGTTTCCACCGCGTGGAGTTCGCCGACTGCAAGCTGACGGGGACCGGCCTCGCCGAGACGACCCTGAACCATCTGCTGTTCGACCGCTGCAAGGGCGAATTCGCCAATTTCGCCTTTTCGAGGCTGCGCACGGTGCGCTTCGCCGGGTGCCGGATGCGCAGCGCGGCTTTCGGCGACTGCCGTTTCGAGCGCGTGGAGTTCGCGCAGTGCGAACTGGCGGCGGCCGAGTTTTTCGGAACCCGCCTGCGGGGCGTGTCGTTCGCCGATTCGGACATCCGCGGGATACGGGTCCGCGAAATCGACTCCTTCGAACTGAAAGGCGTGAAGATAAACGTTCTGCAAGCCGCCGAACTGGCCCGTCTGCTGGGCGTCGAGATCGAGGAGTGA
- a CDS encoding DUF4270 family protein: MKPFNNFRRRLLPTAAIAAAIAAAFAGCTKVDDTLGGNLIPENQQMKAGYVELLGEGLNPRKYVETRLFQSDSLIGSNISYGYFGTCINDTLGERKAGFLSQMINYYKVDEGYFGYMPIFDSAQIMLKIASIGRDSLTKQKFAVYEILSNDYIDKKPIAAGKSQADTTFYINFDPQNPNGDGSAAPVYNPEKPLFWFYLGGEGTTPSTATNITLEPTEEGKNYIKRLMLQEGEYKDDYSIYSPDSLEYWVKEFKGLYICPDPNEPVQKNGIKETGTIFSTSLDYSGLAVFGRNRVEGDPTLIKDTIGMVYYFYESGTEFGNVSVNSIRHNYDAATSDAKIDISQAREVNPDGTINENRGLNSRVYAEGMGGVVTEMTFTPEFFARMEEEIAEANEKDGKDFKTLAFGQTKMSVYFTDSKYDWEELTFGSKLIDEMNAFPSRLGMYTNFKALTPISDYAYSYEQNYNTSLAYGGYINRSRGCYVMDITGYMQQLWNSYIKAKEAAGGVIGDIDWDKVANRTVYIGPDAYSLYSTSFGVLQGMAADGNEAPIRFEIFYNLIK, from the coding sequence ATGAAGCCATTCAATAATTTCCGCCGCAGGCTGCTCCCGACCGCAGCAATCGCCGCCGCAATCGCAGCGGCTTTCGCGGGCTGCACCAAGGTAGACGACACGCTGGGCGGAAACCTCATTCCGGAAAATCAGCAGATGAAAGCCGGATACGTCGAACTCCTCGGCGAGGGGCTGAATCCCCGGAAATACGTCGAAACGCGGCTGTTCCAGAGCGATTCGCTGATCGGTTCGAACATCTCCTACGGCTATTTCGGCACCTGCATCAACGACACGCTCGGCGAGCGCAAGGCCGGATTCCTCTCGCAGATGATCAACTACTACAAGGTCGATGAGGGGTATTTCGGATATATGCCGATCTTCGACTCGGCGCAGATCATGCTCAAAATCGCCAGCATAGGCCGCGACAGTCTGACCAAGCAAAAATTCGCCGTGTACGAAATCCTCAGCAACGACTACATCGACAAAAAGCCGATTGCCGCCGGCAAGTCGCAGGCCGACACGACGTTCTACATCAATTTCGACCCGCAGAACCCCAACGGAGACGGTTCCGCAGCGCCGGTCTATAATCCCGAAAAGCCGCTCTTTTGGTTCTACTTGGGCGGCGAGGGTACGACCCCTTCGACGGCCACGAACATCACGCTGGAGCCTACCGAGGAGGGAAAGAATTACATCAAGCGGCTGATGCTGCAAGAGGGCGAATACAAAGACGACTACTCGATTTACAGTCCCGACAGCCTCGAATACTGGGTCAAGGAGTTCAAGGGGCTCTATATCTGCCCCGATCCGAATGAGCCCGTCCAGAAGAACGGCATCAAGGAGACCGGCACGATCTTCTCCACGTCGCTCGACTATTCGGGTCTGGCGGTCTTCGGCCGTAACCGGGTGGAGGGCGACCCGACGCTGATCAAGGACACGATCGGCATGGTCTACTATTTCTACGAATCCGGCACCGAGTTCGGCAATGTCTCGGTGAACTCCATCCGCCACAACTACGATGCGGCCACTTCGGACGCCAAGATCGACATCTCCCAGGCCCGCGAGGTCAATCCCGACGGAACCATCAATGAAAACCGGGGGCTGAACTCCCGCGTCTATGCCGAAGGCATGGGCGGCGTGGTGACCGAGATGACCTTTACGCCGGAGTTTTTCGCACGGATGGAAGAGGAGATCGCCGAAGCGAACGAAAAGGACGGCAAGGATTTCAAGACGCTGGCGTTCGGCCAGACGAAAATGTCGGTCTATTTCACCGACAGCAAATACGACTGGGAGGAGCTGACCTTCGGCAGCAAGCTGATCGACGAAATGAACGCCTTCCCGAGCCGTCTGGGCATGTACACCAATTTCAAGGCGCTGACGCCGATTTCGGACTACGCCTATTCCTACGAGCAGAACTACAACACGTCGCTCGCTTACGGAGGCTACATCAACCGCAGCCGCGGGTGTTACGTGATGGATATCACGGGCTACATGCAGCAGCTGTGGAACAGCTATATCAAGGCCAAAGAGGCGGCGGGCGGCGTAATCGGCGACATCGACTGGGACAAGGTCGCAAACCGCACGGTCTACATCGGCCCCGATGCGTACAGCCTTTATTCCACGTCGTTCGGCGTATTGCAGGGCATGGCCGCCGACGGCAACGAAGCCCCGATTCGTTTCGAAATATTTTATAACCTGATCAAATAA
- a CDS encoding BamA/TamA family outer membrane protein has product MKKTIALLLSAALLLTAARPASAQSTEPSKENFPSTETTLSQIGQAEAHPNAKHSRTADTSALAAPVKRPGLVRRIIDYYSRSNVDQTFEKKIDWSIAPGPNYSSDVGFGIGFLLAGLYRLDRTDSVTAPSNISIYGNFTTKKFVLLRFSGDNIYNKNKQRLSYSGAFVYFPGAFYGVGYQAGKEGYAQDLTTTMGIFRISYCTSLVGRFYVGVSGGIDYTGAKYKSSGMVEYMQKIDDNEIAKPGGQIGEMYDLWKDGKRYDPEKQDPFSNFIAATGDKPNAFNTNIGLFAQYDTRDVTFNASKGVFVKFEAKWYPEWLGNTRRTFGRFTLTLDYYLKLWKGAVLAYDLYADATAGTPSWHMYAKMGGMERMRGYYEGRYRDKRLIETQFELRQKIYRRHGIVGWIGGGQVWGTDRFRWGNTLCSFGCGYRFEFKNKMNIRLDYGWGNFGNRNLPWDRKRSSAFLFTASEAF; this is encoded by the coding sequence ATGAAAAAGACCATTGCACTCCTTCTTTCCGCCGCTCTCCTGCTGACGGCCGCACGCCCGGCATCCGCTCAGAGCACGGAACCCTCGAAAGAGAATTTTCCCTCGACCGAAACGACGCTCTCGCAGATCGGTCAGGCCGAGGCGCATCCGAACGCCAAACACTCCCGGACGGCCGACACCTCGGCCCTCGCCGCCCCGGTGAAACGCCCCGGGCTCGTCCGCCGCATCATCGACTATTACAGCCGCTCGAACGTCGATCAGACCTTCGAAAAGAAGATCGACTGGAGCATCGCTCCCGGCCCCAACTACTCGTCGGACGTGGGATTCGGCATCGGATTCCTGCTGGCGGGCCTCTACCGGCTCGACCGCACCGACTCGGTCACCGCACCGTCGAACATCTCGATCTACGGCAACTTCACGACCAAGAAATTCGTCTTGCTGCGCTTCTCGGGCGACAACATCTACAACAAGAACAAACAGCGGCTGAGCTACTCGGGAGCGTTCGTCTACTTCCCCGGAGCCTTCTACGGCGTGGGCTACCAGGCCGGCAAGGAGGGTTATGCGCAGGACCTCACCACGACGATGGGCATCTTCCGCATCTCCTACTGCACATCGCTCGTGGGGCGCTTCTATGTCGGTGTCAGCGGCGGCATCGACTACACCGGGGCCAAATACAAGAGCTCCGGCATGGTGGAATACATGCAAAAGATCGACGACAACGAGATAGCGAAACCGGGCGGACAGATCGGTGAGATGTACGACCTCTGGAAAGACGGCAAACGCTACGACCCCGAGAAGCAGGACCCCTTCTCGAACTTCATCGCCGCAACGGGCGACAAACCCAACGCCTTCAACACCAACATCGGACTCTTCGCCCAGTACGACACGCGCGACGTGACGTTCAACGCCTCGAAAGGCGTCTTCGTCAAGTTCGAAGCCAAGTGGTATCCCGAATGGCTGGGCAACACCCGCCGCACGTTCGGACGCTTCACGCTGACCCTGGATTACTACCTGAAACTCTGGAAAGGGGCCGTGCTGGCCTACGACCTCTACGCCGACGCCACGGCCGGCACGCCCTCGTGGCACATGTATGCCAAGATGGGCGGCATGGAGCGCATGCGCGGCTACTACGAGGGCCGCTACCGCGACAAACGACTTATCGAGACGCAGTTCGAACTGCGGCAGAAGATCTACCGCCGCCACGGCATCGTGGGATGGATCGGCGGCGGGCAGGTCTGGGGCACGGACCGATTCCGCTGGGGCAACACGCTGTGCAGCTTCGGATGCGGCTACCGCTTCGAGTTCAAGAACAAAATGAATATCCGCCTCGACTACGGATGGGGCAATTTCGGCAACCGGAACCTGCCGTGGGACCGCAAACGCTCCTCGGCATTCCTGTTCACCGCCTCGGAGGCGTTCTAA
- the queA gene encoding tRNA preQ1(34) S-adenosylmethionine ribosyltransferase-isomerase QueA: protein MKLSQYGYDFSPEMLAKYPADNRDESRLMVIDRAKGTIEHRIFKDIIEYFDEKDLFVFNDTKVFPARLYGNKEKTGAEIEIFLLRELNRELRLWDVLVDPARKIRIGNKLYFGDDDLLVAEVIDNTTSRGRTLRFLFDGSYEEFKQTLFALGETPLPKWVREKVEPEDAERYQTIFAEKEGAVAAPTAGMHFSKHLMKRMEIKGVDRAFVTLHVGLGNFRTVDVEDLSKHKMDSEQFFVTDEAAEAVNAAKTSGHKVVAIGTTVMRTIETAVSTNGLIKPMEGWTNKFIFAPYEFTVADAMVTNLHLPYSTQLMMVAAFGGYETVMNAYKIAKEEGYRFGTYGDAMLIL from the coding sequence ATGAAGTTATCGCAATACGGGTACGACTTTTCGCCCGAAATGCTGGCCAAATACCCGGCCGACAACCGCGACGAATCCCGGCTGATGGTCATCGACCGCGCCAAAGGGACCATCGAACACCGCATTTTCAAGGACATCATCGAGTACTTCGACGAAAAGGATCTGTTCGTCTTCAACGATACCAAGGTCTTCCCGGCGCGCCTCTACGGCAACAAGGAGAAGACCGGCGCCGAGATCGAGATCTTCCTGCTGCGCGAACTGAACCGCGAACTGCGGCTGTGGGACGTGCTGGTGGACCCGGCGCGCAAGATCCGCATCGGCAACAAACTCTATTTCGGCGACGACGACCTGCTGGTGGCCGAGGTGATCGACAACACCACCTCGCGCGGCCGCACGCTGCGCTTCCTGTTCGACGGCTCCTACGAGGAGTTCAAGCAGACGCTCTTCGCGCTGGGCGAAACGCCCCTGCCGAAATGGGTGCGCGAGAAGGTCGAACCCGAGGACGCCGAACGCTACCAGACGATCTTCGCCGAGAAGGAGGGCGCCGTGGCGGCCCCGACGGCCGGCATGCACTTCTCGAAGCACCTGATGAAGCGCATGGAGATCAAGGGCGTCGATCGGGCTTTCGTGACGCTCCACGTGGGGCTGGGCAACTTCCGCACGGTGGATGTCGAGGACCTCTCGAAGCACAAGATGGATTCCGAGCAGTTCTTCGTCACCGACGAAGCCGCCGAGGCGGTCAACGCCGCCAAAACCTCCGGCCACAAGGTCGTGGCCATCGGCACGACGGTCATGCGCACGATCGAAACCGCCGTCTCGACCAACGGCCTGATCAAACCCATGGAGGGGTGGACCAACAAGTTCATCTTCGCTCCCTACGAGTTCACGGTGGCCGACGCCATGGTGACCAATCTCCACCTGCCCTACTCCACGCAGCTGATGATGGTGGCGGCGTTCGGCGGGTACGAAACCGTGATGAACGCTTACAAGATAGCCAAGGAAGAAGGGTACCGCTTCGGCACGTACGGCGACGCGATGCTGATTCTTTGA
- a CDS encoding aminopeptidase C has product MKNLIFAAFALCLAGGAAAQTPETAAPEGYRFTDVKIMPVTSVKDQSRSGTCWCYSTLSFLESEILRAGGPELDLSEMWIVRNIYFEKAVKYVRLHGSLNLAVGGQAHDVTGGIQRYGIVPEEVYPGLNYGYDKPNFDEIDAVIKAYADAVIAAASKRRDGSKLTTAWQAGLNGILDAYFGAMPEKFTYEGKEYTPASFAASLPIDMNDYIEFSSFTHHPFYTEFAMEVPDNWNWDKVWNVPLDEFMRIIDSSLEKGYTIAWGTDVSEKGFSRTKGLGIIPEADLEGMEGTEAEKWGKLTQKEKEAALYNFEKPGKERTITQELRQEGYDNYETTDDHGMQIVGTAVDQNGTPYYKVKNSWAQVGPYDGYWYFSRPFVAYKTMTVLVNKNGVPKEILKKIGLK; this is encoded by the coding sequence ATGAAAAACCTCATTTTCGCCGCATTCGCGCTCTGTCTCGCAGGAGGAGCCGCGGCACAAACGCCCGAAACGGCCGCTCCGGAGGGCTACCGTTTCACCGACGTTAAGATCATGCCCGTCACCTCCGTGAAGGACCAGAGCCGCAGCGGCACCTGCTGGTGCTACTCGACCCTGTCGTTCCTCGAAAGCGAGATCCTCCGCGCCGGAGGTCCCGAACTGGACCTCTCGGAGATGTGGATCGTGCGCAACATCTACTTCGAAAAAGCGGTGAAATACGTCCGGCTCCACGGTTCGCTGAACCTCGCCGTCGGCGGCCAGGCCCACGACGTGACCGGCGGCATCCAGCGCTACGGCATCGTCCCCGAGGAGGTCTATCCGGGGCTGAACTACGGCTACGACAAACCCAACTTCGACGAGATCGACGCCGTGATCAAAGCCTATGCCGACGCGGTGATCGCCGCCGCCTCGAAACGCCGCGACGGAAGCAAACTCACGACCGCCTGGCAGGCCGGGCTGAACGGCATCCTCGACGCCTATTTCGGCGCCATGCCCGAGAAATTCACCTATGAGGGCAAGGAGTACACCCCCGCATCGTTCGCCGCGTCGCTGCCGATCGACATGAACGACTACATCGAATTCTCGTCGTTCACCCACCACCCCTTCTACACGGAGTTCGCTATGGAGGTTCCCGACAACTGGAACTGGGACAAGGTGTGGAACGTGCCTCTGGACGAGTTCATGCGGATCATCGACAGCTCGCTGGAAAAGGGCTACACCATCGCCTGGGGCACCGATGTCAGCGAAAAGGGATTCAGCCGCACCAAGGGGCTGGGCATCATCCCCGAGGCCGACCTCGAAGGCATGGAGGGCACCGAAGCCGAGAAGTGGGGCAAGCTCACCCAGAAGGAGAAGGAAGCCGCGCTCTACAACTTCGAAAAGCCCGGCAAGGAGCGCACCATCACGCAGGAACTCCGTCAGGAGGGATACGACAACTACGAGACCACCGACGACCACGGCATGCAGATCGTGGGCACGGCCGTCGATCAGAACGGCACGCCCTACTACAAGGTCAAGAACTCGTGGGCTCAGGTCGGCCCCTACGACGGCTACTGGTATTTCTCGCGTCCGTTCGTCGCCTACAAGACGATGACGGTGCTGGTCAACAAGAACGGCGTGCCCAAGGAGATACTCAAAAAGATCGGCCTCAAATAA
- the topA gene encoding type I DNA topoisomerase codes for MQENLVIVESPAKAKTIEKFLGKDFIVKSSFGHIRDLAKKDLGINITEGFKPVYEIPSDKKKVVDELTKLAKTKTVWLASDEDREGEAIAWHLTEVLGLPVDRTKRIVFHEITKRAILEAIEKPRTVNMDLVNAQQARRILDRLVGFELSPVLWKKVRPSLSAGRVQSVAVRLIVEREREIIAFRSAAYFRVVAQFHAAGDPEKTLFKAELGSRFETAAQAEEFLKSCIGATFTVAKSEEKPAQRYPAPPFTTSTLQQEAGRKLGMSVSQTMSVAQHLYEQGLITYMRTDSVNLSQQALAQCKEEITKLFGEKYSRWFNYKTKTKGAQEAHEAIRPSYIDRQSIEGTPAEKKLYDLIWKRTVASQMVCAELDRTTITIDMSGSSNQFVAQGEVVRFDGFLRLYSESTDDDQAAESGEGLLPKLTAGDRVLPVQITATERFTSAPARYNEASLVKRLEELGIGRPSTYAPTITTIINRGYVVKQNKDGQKRNYVQFTLTGDKIAEKSLSENYGKEKNRLSPTDIGMVVNDYLEEQFGPIIDYNFTANVEKEFDRIAEGDITWEKMIDGFYGPFHKMVDSAIATQNPKTREVRILGNDPKTGHVVKARIGRYGPMVEIEGNEGEKSRFASLKKGQLIESITLEEALELFALPRGLGQLDGEELTVGIGKYGPYVRYGKSFASLAKTDDPYTITYDRAVEIVHAHKAAAAAANTPLKSFPEDPDMLVKNGRYGAYIAYKGKNYRLPKGAKPEELTLDECLKIVAGSKK; via the coding sequence ATGCAGGAAAACTTAGTTATCGTCGAGTCCCCCGCCAAGGCCAAGACCATCGAGAAATTCCTCGGCAAGGACTTCATCGTCAAATCGAGCTTCGGCCATATCCGGGACCTTGCGAAAAAGGACCTCGGCATCAATATCACGGAGGGATTCAAACCGGTCTACGAAATCCCGAGCGACAAGAAGAAGGTGGTGGACGAACTGACCAAGCTGGCCAAAACGAAAACCGTCTGGCTGGCGTCCGATGAAGACCGCGAAGGAGAAGCCATCGCATGGCACCTCACCGAAGTGTTGGGGCTCCCCGTAGACCGGACCAAGCGCATCGTCTTCCACGAGATCACCAAGCGGGCGATTCTGGAAGCCATCGAGAAACCGCGCACGGTCAATATGGACCTGGTAAACGCCCAGCAGGCGCGCCGCATACTCGACCGGCTGGTCGGTTTCGAGCTCTCGCCCGTGCTGTGGAAAAAGGTGCGTCCGTCGCTCTCGGCAGGACGCGTGCAGTCGGTGGCCGTGAGGCTGATCGTCGAGCGCGAGCGCGAGATCATCGCTTTCCGCTCGGCCGCCTATTTCCGCGTCGTGGCGCAGTTCCACGCCGCCGGCGACCCCGAAAAGACGCTCTTCAAGGCCGAACTCGGATCGCGTTTCGAAACCGCGGCGCAGGCCGAGGAGTTTTTGAAAAGCTGCATCGGCGCGACCTTCACGGTGGCGAAGTCCGAAGAGAAACCCGCCCAGCGCTACCCCGCACCGCCGTTCACCACCTCGACGCTCCAGCAGGAGGCCGGGCGCAAACTGGGCATGTCCGTATCGCAGACGATGTCCGTGGCGCAGCACCTCTACGAGCAGGGTCTCATTACCTACATGCGTACCGACTCGGTGAACCTTTCGCAGCAGGCGCTGGCCCAGTGCAAGGAGGAGATCACGAAGCTCTTCGGCGAGAAATACTCCCGCTGGTTCAACTACAAGACCAAGACCAAAGGCGCCCAGGAGGCTCACGAGGCCATCCGTCCGTCGTACATCGACCGGCAGTCGATCGAGGGCACACCCGCCGAGAAGAAGCTCTACGACCTGATCTGGAAGCGCACGGTCGCTTCGCAGATGGTCTGCGCGGAGCTGGACCGCACGACGATCACGATCGACATGTCGGGTTCGTCGAATCAGTTCGTGGCGCAGGGCGAGGTGGTCCGTTTCGACGGCTTCCTGCGCCTCTACTCCGAATCCACGGACGACGACCAGGCCGCCGAGAGCGGCGAAGGGCTGCTGCCGAAGCTGACGGCCGGCGACCGGGTGCTCCCGGTGCAGATCACCGCCACGGAGCGTTTCACGTCGGCCCCGGCGCGTTACAACGAGGCGTCGCTCGTGAAGCGGCTGGAGGAGCTGGGCATCGGACGCCCTTCGACCTACGCCCCGACCATCACCACGATCATCAACCGCGGCTACGTCGTCAAGCAGAACAAGGACGGCCAGAAGCGCAACTACGTGCAATTCACGCTCACCGGCGACAAGATCGCCGAAAAGAGCCTTTCGGAGAACTACGGCAAGGAGAAGAACCGCCTCTCGCCGACCGACATCGGCATGGTGGTGAACGACTATCTGGAGGAGCAGTTCGGACCGATCATCGACTACAACTTCACTGCCAACGTCGAAAAGGAGTTCGACCGCATCGCCGAGGGCGACATCACGTGGGAGAAGATGATCGACGGTTTCTACGGCCCCTTCCACAAGATGGTCGATTCGGCCATCGCCACGCAGAATCCCAAGACGCGCGAGGTGCGCATCCTGGGCAACGATCCCAAGACGGGTCACGTCGTGAAGGCCCGCATCGGCCGCTACGGACCGATGGTCGAGATCGAGGGGAACGAAGGCGAAAAGAGCCGCTTCGCGTCGCTCAAAAAGGGCCAGCTGATCGAATCCATCACGCTGGAAGAGGCGCTGGAACTCTTCGCACTGCCCCGCGGCCTGGGACAGCTGGACGGCGAGGAGCTGACCGTCGGCATCGGCAAATACGGCCCCTACGTCCGCTACGGCAAGTCGTTCGCCTCGCTGGCGAAGACCGACGACCCCTACACGATCACCTACGACCGGGCTGTGGAGATCGTGCACGCGCACAAGGCGGCCGCTGCGGCGGCCAATACGCCGCTCAAGAGCTTCCCCGAAGACCCCGACATGCTGGTCAAGAACGGCCGTTACGGCGCCTACATCGCCTACAAAGGCAAGAACTACCGCCTGCCGAAAGGCGCCAAACCCGAAGAGCTGACCCTCGACGAATGTCTGAAGATCGTCGCCGGATCGAAGAAATAA
- a CDS encoding glycogen/starch synthase encodes MASKILYVCQEITPYLPETEGSRLCRALTQAMQEHGNEIRTFMPRYGCINERRHQLHEVIRLSGMNLIIDDNDHQLIIKVASIPAARVQIYFIDNDDYFSRKAVLADAEGNYFPDNDERAIFFARGVLETVKKLRWTPTVVHCHGWFSAVVPVYLKRVFADDPIFRDVKVVVSLYGDGFPGELHPEFGAKIAGEGVKDKNLSILDTPSYENLCRFVMEYADGVVAASADVAPEVLEMARTSGKPMLEYQSPEAEDFFDNYNRFYEAIQ; translated from the coding sequence ATGGCAAGCAAGATTCTGTACGTCTGTCAGGAAATCACCCCCTATCTTCCCGAAACGGAGGGTTCCCGGCTTTGCCGTGCGCTGACGCAGGCAATGCAGGAACACGGAAACGAAATCCGCACCTTCATGCCCCGCTACGGCTGCATCAACGAGCGCAGGCACCAGCTGCACGAGGTCATCCGCCTCTCGGGCATGAACCTCATCATCGACGACAACGATCACCAGCTGATCATCAAGGTGGCCTCGATCCCGGCAGCCCGCGTACAGATCTACTTCATCGACAACGACGACTATTTCTCGCGCAAGGCCGTGCTGGCCGACGCCGAGGGCAATTATTTCCCGGACAACGACGAACGGGCCATCTTCTTCGCCCGCGGCGTGCTGGAGACGGTCAAGAAACTGCGCTGGACTCCCACCGTCGTGCATTGCCACGGATGGTTCTCGGCCGTGGTCCCCGTCTATCTGAAGCGGGTCTTCGCCGACGACCCGATCTTCCGCGATGTCAAGGTCGTGGTGTCGCTCTACGGCGACGGATTCCCCGGGGAGCTCCATCCGGAGTTCGGCGCGAAGATCGCCGGCGAGGGAGTCAAAGATAAAAATCTCTCGATTCTCGACACCCCGTCATACGAAAATCTCTGCCGCTTCGTTATGGAATATGCCGACGGCGTGGTGGCGGCCTCTGCGGATGTCGCCCCCGAGGTGCTCGAAATGGCCCGCACGAGCGGAAAGCCGATGCTCGAATACCAGTCGCCCGAGGCGGAGGACTTTTTCGATAATTACAACCGATTCTATGAAGCCATTCAATAA
- a CDS encoding 4'-phosphopantetheinyl transferase family protein yields the protein MIPRLLVEPPMGADEAARWTTPEERAEAAAFGSERRRAEFLGWRAIVRRELGMQVRIGYDAAGAPVLTGSDCCISVAHCAGRITVCISTERCAVDIEPVSRDFSRAEDRYTTPSERGLSDDPLWPGIVWCAKETLYKYAGRRELDFRNDLRIEGADLAAGRLTGRIENGEPVELSVRREDGFILVCIL from the coding sequence ATGATCCCGAGACTGCTGGTCGAGCCGCCGATGGGGGCCGATGAGGCGGCCCGGTGGACGACGCCCGAGGAGCGCGCCGAGGCGGCGGCATTCGGCTCGGAGCGCCGCCGTGCGGAGTTCCTCGGCTGGCGGGCCATCGTGCGGCGCGAACTGGGGATGCAGGTGCGGATCGGCTACGACGCCGCGGGGGCTCCCGTGCTGACGGGTTCGGACTGCTGCATCTCGGTCGCGCATTGTGCGGGCCGCATCACCGTCTGCATCTCTACGGAACGTTGCGCCGTGGACATCGAACCCGTGTCGCGCGATTTCAGCCGGGCCGAAGACCGGTATACGACCCCTTCCGAACGCGGTCTTTCCGACGATCCGCTATGGCCGGGAATCGTCTGGTGCGCCAAGGAGACGCTCTATAAGTACGCCGGACGCCGGGAACTGGATTTCCGGAACGACCTCCGCATCGAGGGTGCGGACCTCGCGGCGGGCAGGCTGACCGGGCGGATCGAAAACGGAGAGCCCGTGGAGCTCTCCGTGCGCCGTGAAGACGGCTTTATCCTTGTCTGTATTCTTTAG